A region from the Acinonyx jubatus isolate Ajub_Pintada_27869175 chromosome C2, VMU_Ajub_asm_v1.0, whole genome shotgun sequence genome encodes:
- the LOC128315044 gene encoding keratin-associated protein 6-2-like, producing MCCNYGNSCGYGCGYGYDCGYGPYYSWSYGPGYGCGYGSRYGCGSGCGYGWGYGSCCGYGPRYGCGCGYGSGCYGYRPFCYRRCYSSCC from the coding sequence ATGTGTTGCAACTACGGCAACTCCTGTGGCTATGGCTGTGGCTATGGCTACGACTGTGGCTATGGCCCCTATTACAGCTGGAGTTATGGACCTGGCTATGGATGTGGATATGGCTCCCGGTATGGCTGTGGCTCTGGTTGTGGATATGGCTGGGGATATGGCTCCTGCTGTGGCTACGGCCCCAGATATGGCTGTGGTTGTGGCTATGGCTCCGGCTGCTATGGTTACCGGCCATTTTGCTATAGAAGATGTTATTCTTCTTGCTGCTAG